In one Agrobacterium tumefaciens genomic region, the following are encoded:
- the ybeY gene encoding rRNA maturation RNase YbeY encodes MTALDIQISVEAEGWSSEEDLAVFATKVLDAAVDFLKREEEQPFPKMPVELSLVFTDDENIREINAEWRDKDKATNVLSFPAFPLEPGGMPGPMLGDIVIARETVEREALELDKSFEDHLTHLLVHGFLHLFGYDHMDEEEAEEMESLETRILAVLGLSDPYAGQEPL; translated from the coding sequence ATGACAGCTCTGGATATTCAAATCAGTGTCGAGGCCGAAGGCTGGTCCTCGGAAGAGGACTTGGCTGTCTTTGCCACCAAGGTGCTGGATGCGGCGGTCGATTTTCTGAAGCGGGAAGAGGAACAACCCTTCCCGAAAATGCCGGTGGAGCTGTCGCTGGTCTTTACCGATGATGAAAATATTCGGGAAATCAATGCCGAGTGGCGCGACAAGGACAAGGCGACCAATGTCTTGTCTTTCCCCGCTTTTCCGCTGGAACCGGGCGGTATGCCCGGCCCGATGCTGGGCGATATCGTCATCGCGCGCGAGACGGTTGAGCGCGAGGCCCTTGAACTTGACAAGAGTTTCGAGGATCATCTGACCCATCTTCTCGTTCATGGTTTCCTGCATTTGTTTGGTTATGACCACATGGACGAAGAAGAAGCGGAAGAAATGGAGTCGCTTGAGACTCGCATTTTGGCGGTGCTTGGCCTATCTGATCCTTACGCGGGACAGGAACCGCTTTGA
- the phoH gene encoding phosphate starvation-inducible protein PhoH, with amino-acid sequence MNAHELVSPSSRQPRQAATDANHFVLTFENNRIAGELFGQFDQNLKLLEQRLNIDARPRGNSVAITGDVVATNQARRALDFLYERLLKGGTAEVSDVEGAIRMAMAADDQLTLPTMERKAKISMAQISTRKKTIAARTPTQDVYMRALEQSELVFGVGPAGTGKTYLAVAHAAQLLERGAVDRIILSRPAVEAGERLGFLPGDMKEKVDPYLRPLYDALYDMMPGDKVERAIQAGVIEIAPLAFMRGRTLANAAVILDEAQNTTTMQMKMFLTRLGENGRMIVTGDPSQVDLPRGVKSGLVEALQILTDVEGVSVVRFKDVDVVRHPMVARIVRAYESHTAVPDESLVKGS; translated from the coding sequence TTGAACGCACATGAATTGGTATCACCTTCATCGCGCCAGCCACGCCAAGCCGCGACCGACGCCAATCACTTCGTCCTCACGTTCGAGAATAACAGGATAGCGGGAGAGCTATTCGGTCAGTTCGATCAAAACCTCAAATTGCTGGAACAGCGCCTCAATATTGATGCGCGCCCGCGCGGCAATTCGGTTGCCATTACCGGTGATGTGGTCGCCACCAATCAAGCCCGTCGCGCGCTGGATTTCCTTTACGAGCGCCTGCTCAAGGGCGGAACCGCTGAGGTTTCCGACGTGGAGGGCGCGATCCGCATGGCGATGGCGGCAGACGATCAGCTGACCTTGCCGACGATGGAACGCAAGGCGAAGATTTCCATGGCGCAGATTTCCACCCGCAAGAAGACCATCGCTGCCCGCACGCCGACGCAGGATGTCTATATGCGGGCGCTCGAGCAGTCCGAGCTGGTTTTCGGCGTCGGCCCCGCCGGCACCGGCAAGACCTATCTTGCCGTGGCGCATGCGGCGCAGCTTCTGGAGCGTGGTGCGGTCGACCGCATCATCCTGTCGCGCCCCGCCGTCGAAGCGGGCGAGCGTCTGGGCTTCCTGCCCGGCGACATGAAGGAAAAGGTCGATCCCTATCTGCGCCCGCTTTATGATGCGCTTTATGACATGATGCCGGGTGACAAGGTGGAGCGTGCCATTCAGGCGGGCGTCATCGAAATCGCGCCGCTGGCCTTCATGCGCGGCCGCACGCTTGCTAACGCCGCCGTCATTCTGGACGAAGCCCAGAACACCACAACCATGCAGATGAAGATGTTCCTGACCCGTCTGGGCGAGAACGGCCGCATGATCGTGACGGGTGACCCGAGCCAGGTGGATTTGCCGCGCGGCGTGAAATCCGGTCTTGTCGAGGCCCTGCAAATCCTCACCGATGTGGAGGGCGTGTCGGTCGTGCGCTTCAAGGATGTCGACGTCGTGCGTCATCCGATGGTGGCGCGTATCGTCCGGGCCTATGAATCCCACACGGCGGTGCCGGATGAAAGCCTCGTGAAGGGCAGCTGA
- the miaB gene encoding tRNA (N6-isopentenyl adenosine(37)-C2)-methylthiotransferase MiaB has translation MTQETISLDAPQSIAREGSNSRKVFIKTYGCQMNVYDSVRMSDALAKDGYVQTEDMGEADLVLLNTCHIREKAAEKVYSALGRLRDMKKSREEQGREFMIGVAGCVAQAEGEEILRRAPAVDVVIGPQTYHRLPEALKRVRGGERVIETEYAVEDKFEHLPVAEKATLRTRGVTAFLTVQEGCDKFCTFCVVPYTRGSEVSRPVRQIVDEAMKLVDAGVREITLLGQNVNAWQGEGPKGEKWGLAELLYRLAEIPGLARLRYTTSHPRDMDDRLIGAHRDLRILMPYLHLPVQSGSDRILKAMNRRHTGEEYIQLIEKIRAARPDIAMSGDFIVGFPGETDRDFEDTMAIVEQVKYAQAFSFKYSTRPGTPGADLTDQVEEEVKAERLERLQALLLRQQKEFAESLVGKTMDVLLEKPGRMPEQLIGRSPWLQSVNLDAKTLKIGDIVHVRITATGPNSLFAEVAGS, from the coding sequence ATGACCCAGGAAACCATCAGCCTCGACGCCCCCCAATCGATCGCCCGCGAGGGTTCGAACAGCCGCAAGGTTTTTATCAAGACCTACGGCTGTCAGATGAACGTCTACGATTCCGTTCGCATGAGCGATGCGCTGGCGAAGGATGGTTACGTTCAGACCGAGGATATGGGCGAGGCGGATCTGGTTCTGCTGAACACCTGTCATATCCGCGAAAAAGCGGCTGAAAAGGTCTATTCAGCGCTTGGCCGTCTGCGCGACATGAAAAAATCGCGCGAAGAGCAGGGCCGTGAATTCATGATCGGCGTTGCCGGCTGCGTGGCGCAGGCGGAAGGCGAGGAAATCCTTCGCCGTGCGCCAGCCGTCGATGTCGTCATCGGCCCCCAGACTTACCACCGCCTGCCGGAAGCGCTGAAGCGGGTACGCGGCGGCGAGCGGGTCATCGAGACGGAATATGCGGTTGAGGACAAGTTCGAGCATCTGCCGGTCGCCGAAAAGGCGACGCTGCGCACGCGTGGCGTGACGGCGTTTCTGACGGTGCAGGAAGGCTGTGACAAATTCTGTACCTTCTGTGTCGTGCCCTATACGCGCGGTTCGGAAGTGTCGCGCCCCGTTCGCCAGATCGTCGATGAGGCGATGAAGCTGGTGGATGCCGGTGTGCGCGAGATCACGCTGCTCGGCCAGAACGTCAATGCCTGGCAGGGCGAAGGTCCGAAGGGCGAAAAATGGGGTCTGGCTGAGCTGCTTTACCGGCTGGCGGAGATTCCGGGTCTCGCCCGGCTTCGCTACACGACCAGCCATCCGCGTGACATGGATGATCGGCTGATCGGCGCGCATCGCGATCTGCGCATCCTGATGCCCTACCTGCATCTGCCGGTGCAATCAGGGTCGGATCGCATCCTGAAGGCGATGAACCGTCGTCATACGGGTGAGGAATATATCCAGCTTATCGAAAAAATCCGCGCTGCCCGCCCTGATATCGCCATGTCGGGGGACTTTATTGTCGGCTTCCCCGGTGAGACGGATCGCGATTTCGAAGATACGATGGCGATTGTCGAGCAGGTGAAATATGCGCAGGCCTTCTCCTTCAAATATTCCACCCGTCCTGGTACGCCGGGGGCTGACCTTACGGATCAGGTTGAGGAAGAGGTGAAGGCCGAGCGGCTGGAACGATTGCAGGCCCTGCTGCTGCGGCAGCAGAAGGAATTTGCGGAATCGCTGGTCGGAAAGACCATGGATGTGTTGCTGGAAAAGCCCGGCCGCATGCCTGAACAGTTGATAGGTCGCTCTCCCTGGCTGCAATCCGTGAATCTTGATGCAAAGACTTTGAAAATCGGTGACATTGTTCATGTACGAATCACCGCAACGGGTCCAAACAGCTTGTTTGCCGAGGTGGCAGGGAGTTAG
- a CDS encoding HlyC/CorC family transporter has product MNEHSARPANEGRENGEQSSSEEGSSHLRHDLTAKPRSTIWSRIARLLKPSQGERLREDLTDALMDDTEIGAAFSPEERAMLNNILRFREVRVEDIMIPRVDIDGLDQNMTIGDALILFEETGRSRMPVYDETLDDPKGMIHIRDLLAYVAKQARNKRRAGSRSVAYGETKATRSPRPNFDLARVDLEQTVADAGLVRKILFAPPSMLASDLLKTMQAQRTQLALVIDEYGGTDGLVSHEDIVEMVVGDIDDEHDKDEAMFSRLSADVLVADARAELTELAEAIGPEFDVREHLEEIDTLGGLIFFALGRIPAKGEVVRAVPGFEFQILDADTRRIKGVRIVRDHGSEGQDDRAPGEANEVIALPAPDVRLITHQQNVD; this is encoded by the coding sequence ATGAACGAACATTCTGCACGACCTGCCAATGAGGGCAGAGAAAACGGCGAGCAGTCCTCCTCGGAGGAGGGCAGTAGTCATTTACGTCACGACCTCACTGCAAAGCCGAGATCGACGATCTGGTCGCGCATCGCGCGGTTACTGAAACCGTCACAGGGCGAGCGCCTGCGCGAGGATTTGACCGACGCGCTGATGGACGACACTGAAATCGGTGCCGCCTTTTCGCCCGAAGAGCGGGCGATGCTCAACAATATCCTGCGTTTCCGGGAAGTCCGGGTCGAAGATATCATGATCCCGCGGGTCGATATCGACGGTCTCGATCAGAACATGACGATTGGCGACGCCCTCATTCTCTTTGAAGAAACCGGACGCTCCCGCATGCCGGTTTATGACGAGACGCTGGATGATCCCAAGGGCATGATCCACATCCGCGATCTCCTGGCCTATGTCGCCAAACAGGCCCGCAACAAACGCCGGGCGGGATCGCGAAGCGTTGCTTACGGCGAGACGAAAGCGACGCGTTCGCCGCGACCGAATTTCGACCTTGCCCGCGTCGATCTGGAACAGACGGTTGCCGATGCCGGGCTGGTGCGGAAAATCCTTTTTGCGCCGCCCTCGATGCTGGCCTCCGATCTCCTGAAGACCATGCAGGCGCAGCGGACGCAGCTCGCCCTCGTAATCGACGAATATGGCGGCACGGACGGCCTCGTCAGCCATGAGGACATCGTCGAGATGGTCGTGGGCGATATCGATGATGAGCACGACAAGGACGAGGCAATGTTCTCGCGCCTTTCCGCCGATGTGCTCGTGGCGGATGCCCGCGCCGAGCTGACGGAGCTTGCCGAGGCGATTGGCCCGGAATTCGATGTCCGCGAACATCTGGAGGAAATCGATACGCTCGGTGGTCTCATCTTCTTTGCGCTCGGCCGCATTCCGGCCAAGGGTGAGGTGGTGAGAGCGGTACCGGGTTTCGAGTTCCAGATCCTCGATGCCGATACAAGGCGTATCAAGGGGGTCCGCATCGTCCGGGATCACGGCTCGGAAGGGCAGGATGATCGTGCTCCGGGCGAAGCCAATGAGGTGATTGCGCTGCCGGCGCCGGATGTTCGCCTCATCACGCATCAGCAGAACGTCGACTGA
- a CDS encoding GNAT family N-acetyltransferase, with the protein MFDDYLSWKPYFEIVPMQHEDCGAVAELHALRFPRPWNDGEFSGLLTQGSVFGAVARQTNAFFSRPLGGFVLAREVAGEAEILTVAVADKFARAGLGWRLMQSAIREAMMRGAETMFLEVDNSNASALGLYKKLGFKTVAERKAYYTAKDGTKSTALVMRRDLR; encoded by the coding sequence ATGTTTGATGATTATCTAAGCTGGAAGCCCTATTTCGAAATCGTGCCGATGCAGCATGAGGATTGCGGCGCGGTGGCGGAACTGCATGCGCTGCGCTTTCCGCGCCCCTGGAATGACGGCGAGTTTTCCGGCCTGTTGACGCAGGGATCGGTTTTCGGTGCCGTCGCCCGTCAGACCAACGCATTTTTCAGCAGGCCGCTCGGTGGCTTCGTGCTGGCGCGGGAGGTGGCTGGCGAGGCGGAAATCCTCACCGTCGCCGTCGCCGACAAGTTCGCGCGCGCCGGCCTCGGCTGGCGTCTGATGCAGTCGGCCATTCGCGAAGCGATGATGCGCGGTGCGGAAACCATGTTCCTTGAGGTGGACAACAGCAACGCTTCCGCCCTTGGGCTTTATAAAAAGCTCGGCTTCAAGACAGTCGCGGAGCGCAAGGCCTATTATACCGCCAAGGATGGAACCAAGTCGACGGCGCTTGTCATGCGCCGCGATCTTCGCTAG
- a CDS encoding helix-turn-helix transcriptional regulator — translation MTENKKKPNPIDIHVGSRIRLRRTMLGMSQEKLGESLGITFQQIQKYEKGTNRVGASRLQNISAILNVPVSFFFEDAPGDQVGGAPGMAEASSSNYVVDFLSSAEGLQLNRAFVKIADPKVRRRLVDLVKALAAEGDAE, via the coding sequence ATGACCGAAAATAAGAAAAAGCCTAACCCCATCGACATTCATGTCGGAAGCCGAATTCGACTTCGCAGAACCATGCTGGGCATGAGCCAGGAAAAGCTGGGTGAAAGTCTTGGAATTACCTTTCAGCAAATCCAGAAGTATGAAAAAGGCACGAACCGCGTGGGCGCCAGTCGCTTGCAGAATATTTCGGCCATCCTCAACGTGCCCGTTTCCTTTTTCTTCGAAGATGCACCCGGCGATCAGGTTGGCGGTGCTCCCGGCATGGCGGAAGCGTCGAGCTCAAACTACGTGGTCGATTTCCTGTCCTCGGCTGAAGGTCTGCAGCTGAACCGCGCATTTGTCAAAATCGCCGACCCGAAGGTTCGCCGTCGCCTCGTGGACCTCGTCAAGGCGCTGGCCGCCGAGGGAGACGCGGAGTAG
- a CDS encoding methionine adenosyltransferase, whose protein sequence is MRANYLFTSESVAEGHPDKVCDRISDEIVDLIYREASKTGVDPWTVRIACETLATTNRVVIAGEVRVPDTLLKKDKDGKVLKDAAGHPVINPSKFKSAARKAIRDIGYEQDGFHWKTAKIDVLLHPQSADIAQGVDNASDKQGDEGAGDQGIMFGYACKETPDLMPAPIYYSHRILQLLATARKSGEGEAAKLGPDAKSQVTVRYVDGKAAEAVSIVLSTQHLDASWDSKKVRAVVEPYIREALGDLKIADDCQWYINPTGKFVIGGPDGDAGLTGRKIIVDTYGGAAPHGGGAFSGKDTTKVDRSAAYAARYLAKNVVAAGFADRCTIQIAYAIGIAQPLSIYVDLHGTGKVSEDQVEGAIRKVMDLSPSGIRRHLDLNKPIYAKTSSYGHFGRKAGRDGSFSWEKLDLVKPLKEALSA, encoded by the coding sequence ATGCGTGCCAATTATCTGTTCACCAGCGAGTCCGTGGCTGAAGGTCATCCGGACAAGGTTTGTGATCGTATTTCCGATGAAATCGTGGATCTCATTTACCGTGAAGCGTCCAAGACGGGCGTCGACCCGTGGACCGTGCGCATCGCATGCGAGACGCTTGCAACCACCAACCGCGTCGTTATCGCCGGTGAGGTTCGGGTTCCCGATACGCTTCTGAAGAAGGACAAGGACGGCAAGGTTCTCAAGGACGCCGCTGGCCATCCGGTCATCAACCCCTCGAAGTTCAAGTCCGCCGCCCGCAAGGCGATCCGCGACATCGGCTATGAGCAGGATGGTTTCCACTGGAAGACCGCCAAGATCGACGTTCTCCTGCATCCGCAGTCGGCTGACATCGCGCAGGGCGTTGACAATGCTTCCGACAAGCAGGGCGACGAGGGCGCCGGCGACCAGGGCATCATGTTCGGTTACGCCTGCAAGGAAACGCCGGACCTGATGCCGGCTCCGATCTATTATTCCCACCGTATCCTGCAGCTGCTGGCAACCGCCCGTAAAAGCGGTGAAGGCGAAGCGGCAAAGCTCGGACCGGACGCCAAGAGCCAGGTGACCGTTCGTTACGTCGACGGCAAGGCCGCCGAAGCCGTATCCATCGTTCTGTCCACGCAGCATCTCGATGCAAGCTGGGATTCGAAGAAGGTTCGCGCCGTCGTCGAGCCCTATATTCGCGAAGCTCTGGGTGACCTGAAGATCGCTGACGATTGCCAATGGTACATCAACCCGACCGGCAAGTTCGTCATTGGTGGTCCCGATGGCGATGCCGGCCTGACGGGCCGCAAGATCATCGTCGACACCTATGGCGGCGCTGCGCCCCATGGCGGCGGTGCATTCTCCGGCAAGGACACGACCAAGGTCGACCGTTCCGCTGCCTATGCCGCTCGCTATCTCGCCAAGAATGTTGTGGCCGCCGGTTTTGCCGATCGTTGCACCATCCAGATTGCTTACGCGATCGGTATCGCCCAGCCGCTGTCGATCTATGTCGATCTGCACGGCACGGGCAAGGTCAGCGAAGACCAGGTCGAAGGCGCCATCCGCAAGGTCATGGACCTGTCACCGTCGGGCATCCGCCGCCATCTCGATCTCAACAAGCCGATCTACGCCAAGACCTCCTCCTACGGCCATTTCGGACGCAAGGCAGGTCGCGATGGCTCCTTCTCCTGGGAGAAGCTCGATCTGGTGAAGCCGCTCAAGGAAGCTTTGAGCGCTTGA
- a CDS encoding 1-acyl-sn-glycerol-3-phosphate acyltransferase translates to MMWLRTAYIAVVLLIVTLILLPLQLLGLAFDWRLRRRIPRIWHRIACRVLGIRVHVHGDVERAKPLMLAVNHASWKDILVLGSIADVVFIAKTEVRDWPVFGWLARLQKSIFVQREQKRSTGEQVGEIASRMADGEIVVLFPEGTTSDGNRMLAVKSSLFGAASTAAEQVPGKLVYVQPVAIAYTRVHGMAMGRYHRIIAAWPGSITLMPHLLGVIRAGAIDVDVTFGDSVPFHSTDNRKRLATDIAASIRSMLAFSLRGGWRK, encoded by the coding sequence ATGATGTGGCTCCGGACAGCCTATATCGCGGTCGTTCTTCTGATCGTCACGCTCATATTGCTGCCGCTGCAACTATTGGGCCTCGCCTTCGACTGGCGGCTTCGTCGCCGCATTCCACGCATCTGGCATCGCATCGCCTGCCGTGTTCTCGGCATTCGCGTGCATGTCCATGGTGATGTGGAGCGGGCAAAACCACTGATGCTGGCGGTCAACCACGCCTCGTGGAAGGACATCCTCGTTCTCGGCAGCATTGCTGATGTCGTGTTCATCGCCAAGACGGAGGTGAGGGACTGGCCGGTTTTCGGCTGGCTCGCCCGCCTGCAGAAAAGCATCTTCGTTCAGCGCGAGCAGAAGCGTAGCACCGGCGAGCAGGTTGGCGAGATTGCCAGCCGCATGGCCGATGGCGAGATCGTCGTCCTGTTCCCCGAAGGTACCACCTCGGACGGCAACCGCATGCTCGCCGTCAAATCCTCGCTGTTCGGCGCGGCCTCCACGGCGGCCGAGCAGGTCCCGGGCAAGCTGGTTTACGTGCAGCCGGTCGCCATCGCCTATACGCGGGTACACGGCATGGCCATGGGTCGTTATCATCGGATCATTGCCGCTTGGCCGGGCAGCATAACGCTGATGCCGCATCTGCTTGGCGTCATCAGGGCAGGCGCCATCGATGTCGATGTGACCTTCGGTGACAGCGTTCCGTTCCACAGCACGGATAACCGCAAGCGCCTTGCGACCGATATCGCCGCTTCCATCCGTTCGATGCTGGCCTTCAGCCTGCGCGGTGGATGGCGGAAATAG
- a CDS encoding transcriptional repressor, translated as MIDLSKTLEELCAERGMRMTDQRRVIARVLQESADHPDVEELYRRSSAVDPRISISTVYRTVKLFEDAGIIERHDFRDGRSRYETVPEEHHDHLIDLKNGVVIEFHSAEIEALQEKIAREHGFKLVDHRLELYGVPLKPGER; from the coding sequence GTGATAGACCTTTCGAAAACGCTGGAGGAGCTTTGTGCCGAACGCGGCATGCGGATGACGGACCAGCGCCGCGTCATTGCCCGTGTCCTGCAGGAATCGGCCGATCATCCCGATGTCGAGGAACTTTACCGCCGTTCCTCCGCCGTGGACCCGCGCATCTCGATTTCCACCGTCTACAGAACGGTGAAGCTGTTCGAAGACGCCGGCATTATCGAGCGTCACGATTTTCGTGATGGCCGCTCGCGTTACGAGACGGTGCCCGAGGAACATCACGATCATCTGATCGATCTGAAGAACGGCGTCGTCATCGAATTTCATTCCGCCGAGATCGAGGCCCTCCAGGAGAAGATCGCCCGCGAACACGGCTTCAAGCTCGTGGATCACCGGCTGGAACTTTACGGCGTGCCGTTAAAGCCCGGCGAACGCTGA
- the lnt gene encoding apolipoprotein N-acyltransferase, translating to MERLAGRVMLAGGISRAAMAIAAGAVGALALPPFGFFAALFLSFTLLVWLIDGCTGKPGGGIFSRIMPAFGIGWCFGLGYFVAGLWWLGNALLLEADEFAWALPLAILGLPAFLALFYGFAVAIANIVWSDGFGRIAALAAAFGLSEWLRSFLATGFPWNAIGYGIMPVPIMMQSAHLLGLFGVTTLAVLIFAAPALIGTKKGMWPGLIVAALLLACHFGYGFYRLQAPAETPADALTVRIVQPSIDQSRKMLNADRAEIFAEHLRLTGLPPGEGKKRPDIIVWPETSVPFILTQNPDALAEIARTLEDGQVLFTGAVRMEDQGAGKPPRYYNSVYAIDSQGEIIGATDKVHLTPFGEYVPFEGILREFGIDNVISLPGGFSAASSRTPLTLPSGKTFYPLICYEIIFPGEMTPGLKGAAAILNVTNDGWFGDTPGPYQHFLQARVRAVETGVPVIRGANTGISAVIDPYGRIIAGLDYGRVGIVDATLSGGSSDAFTYDIHRTYFWLIFSILLMVAVSTAWSFARRQN from the coding sequence ATGGAGCGTCTTGCAGGCAGGGTGATGCTGGCGGGTGGCATAAGCCGGGCAGCGATGGCAATTGCCGCTGGCGCGGTCGGTGCACTGGCCTTGCCCCCGTTCGGCTTTTTCGCAGCGCTGTTTTTGTCGTTCACACTGCTTGTCTGGCTGATCGATGGCTGCACCGGCAAGCCGGGCGGCGGCATCTTCAGCCGTATCATGCCGGCTTTCGGCATTGGCTGGTGTTTTGGGCTGGGCTATTTCGTGGCGGGCCTGTGGTGGCTCGGCAATGCGCTCCTGCTGGAGGCCGACGAATTCGCCTGGGCGCTGCCGCTAGCCATTCTTGGCCTTCCGGCTTTTCTGGCGCTGTTTTACGGTTTTGCGGTTGCGATCGCCAATATCGTCTGGTCGGATGGTTTCGGCCGCATCGCGGCCCTTGCTGCCGCATTCGGCCTTTCGGAATGGCTGCGCAGCTTTCTCGCGACCGGCTTTCCGTGGAACGCTATCGGTTATGGCATCATGCCCGTGCCGATCATGATGCAGTCGGCGCATCTGCTGGGTCTTTTCGGCGTCACCACGCTTGCCGTTCTCATCTTTGCTGCTCCCGCCTTGATCGGTACGAAAAAGGGCATGTGGCCGGGCCTTATTGTGGCGGCTCTGCTGTTGGCTTGTCATTTCGGTTATGGTTTTTACCGTCTTCAGGCGCCGGCCGAAACGCCGGCGGATGCGCTGACCGTCAGGATCGTGCAGCCCTCGATTGACCAGTCCCGCAAAATGCTGAACGCCGACCGTGCGGAGATTTTTGCCGAGCATCTGCGACTGACAGGCCTGCCGCCCGGTGAAGGGAAAAAACGCCCCGACATCATTGTCTGGCCGGAGACCTCCGTACCGTTTATCCTGACGCAAAACCCGGACGCCCTGGCGGAAATTGCGAGGACACTGGAGGATGGGCAGGTCCTGTTCACCGGCGCAGTCAGAATGGAAGATCAGGGAGCAGGCAAGCCACCGCGCTATTACAATTCGGTTTATGCGATTGACAGCCAGGGCGAGATTATCGGCGCGACCGACAAGGTCCATCTCACACCCTTTGGCGAATATGTCCCCTTTGAAGGCATCCTGCGGGAATTCGGCATCGACAATGTCATCAGCCTGCCCGGCGGCTTCTCAGCGGCGTCTTCGCGCACGCCCTTGACGCTTCCTTCCGGCAAGACCTTCTATCCGCTGATTTGTTACGAGATCATTTTTCCGGGTGAGATGACGCCGGGCCTGAAGGGGGCGGCCGCGATCCTGAACGTGACCAATGATGGCTGGTTCGGCGATACGCCCGGCCCGTACCAGCATTTTCTGCAGGCCAGAGTGCGCGCCGTCGAAACGGGTGTGCCGGTGATTCGCGGGGCAAATACCGGAATTTCCGCCGTCATAGACCCCTATGGCCGCATTATCGCTGGATTGGACTACGGGCGGGTCGGAATTGTTGACGCCACTTTGAGTGGTGGGTCAAGCGACGCATTTACTTACGACATACATCGGACGTATTTCTGGTTGATTTTTTCAATTCTTTTGATGGTTGCGGTATCGACTGCCTGGAGTTTTGCGCGGCGCCAGAATTGA
- the tsaB gene encoding tRNA (adenosine(37)-N6)-threonylcarbamoyltransferase complex dimerization subunit type 1 TsaB encodes MIVLALDTSGVDCSACVYDSASDKVLGEVCETIGKGHAERLMAVIDGALEQAQLPLQNVERIGVTIGPGSFTGIRVGVAAARGFALSLGIEALGVTTLETLALHYLLANPGRPVAVGLDAKRDEAYLQTFSADGSPLRDASLLSLEDSRLAIEGFDGAVIGSAAPLFAGAEAGSGPDHFPITSVARAAARKPAGQPKPAPLYLRGPDARPQTGFALARQGVA; translated from the coding sequence ATGATTGTTCTAGCACTCGACACGTCAGGTGTGGATTGTTCCGCCTGCGTTTATGACAGCGCCTCCGACAAGGTACTCGGCGAAGTGTGCGAAACAATCGGCAAGGGCCATGCCGAAAGGCTGATGGCCGTCATTGATGGTGCTCTGGAGCAGGCGCAACTGCCGCTCCAGAATGTCGAACGCATCGGCGTGACCATCGGTCCGGGGTCTTTCACCGGTATCCGTGTCGGTGTTGCCGCTGCGCGTGGTTTTGCCCTGTCCCTCGGCATTGAGGCCTTGGGTGTAACCACGCTGGAGACGCTTGCGCTGCATTACCTGCTTGCGAATCCCGGCCGGCCCGTGGCCGTCGGGCTGGATGCCAAGCGCGATGAAGCCTACCTCCAGACATTTTCGGCGGATGGATCGCCGCTTCGCGATGCCTCCCTCCTGTCTCTGGAGGACTCCAGACTGGCCATCGAAGGTTTCGATGGCGCCGTCATCGGCTCCGCTGCGCCGCTTTTCGCCGGGGCAGAGGCTGGTTCCGGACCGGATCATTTCCCGATTACCTCGGTGGCGCGCGCCGCCGCGCGCAAGCCGGCAGGCCAGCCGAAACCTGCGCCGCTTTATCTGCGCGGGCCGGATGCCCGGCCGCAGACCGGTTTTGCGCTGGCACGTCAGGGCGTTGCCTGA